One window of the Leptotrichia massiliensis genome contains the following:
- a CDS encoding esterase family protein, whose protein sequence is MQIEYKKEYSHNLGREMEFIRYGHSGKPVLVFPSQDGTCNQYEEFGMVNVLSDYIEQGRLQLFCVGSVDTESWSDIHGDPRHRIEMQEKYFNYITNEFVPRIWDISWRNDIIVTGCSMGGAHAGIAFFRRPDLFDTLISLSGMFDAAMFFGDYKDDLVYNNSVVDFLRNMPWNHPYLDIYRQKNIIVCIGQGAWEGELLPSNRELADILYEKEVPAWNDFWGYDVAHDWDWWRLQIRYFMEHLDI, encoded by the coding sequence ATGCAAATAGAATACAAAAAAGAGTACAGCCATAATTTAGGAAGAGAAATGGAATTCATAAGATATGGACATTCAGGAAAGCCTGTTTTAGTTTTTCCTTCACAAGATGGAACTTGCAATCAGTATGAAGAATTTGGAATGGTAAATGTTCTGTCAGATTACATCGAGCAAGGAAGACTGCAATTATTCTGTGTTGGCAGTGTTGATACTGAGAGCTGGTCAGACATTCACGGAGATCCAAGACATAGAATAGAAATGCAAGAGAAATATTTTAATTATATTACAAATGAATTTGTTCCAAGAATATGGGATATTTCTTGGAGAAATGATATTATTGTTACAGGATGCAGCATGGGAGGAGCTCATGCGGGAATAGCATTTTTTAGAAGGCCCGACTTATTTGACACATTGATTTCCTTAAGCGGAATGTTTGATGCGGCAATGTTTTTTGGAGATTACAAAGATGATCTTGTTTATAATAACTCTGTTGTTGACTTTTTAAGAAATATGCCTTGGAATCATCCTTATTTAGATATTTACAGACAAAAAAACATCATAGTGTGCATTGGACAAGGAGCTTGGGAAGGAGAACTTCTTCCGAGCAACAGAGAACTTGCAGATATTCTTTATGAAAAAGAAGTTCCAGCATGGAATGATTTCTGGGGTTACGATGTAGCTCATGACTGGGACTGGTGGAGATTGCAAATAAGATATTTTATGGAACATTTAGATATCTAG